The Solanum pennellii chromosome 11, SPENNV200 genome contains a region encoding:
- the LOC107004629 gene encoding nucleobase-ascorbate transporter 12: protein MASSDPNKRPRPGPWPPAPESAAMPPTSWAKKTGFRPKFSGETNASDSGQIGIQQQSTRRRESDPNLDLEAGRVRPRQEKVNGETTGEKDKPPVRKRRDSDGGGSSGGGGGVAKSTNGQAVGTTATAEPAAVATTAAAAQQPSRRVSRNEEVVDVLPQVVDDDGFMSRHSHMKYELRDTPGLVPIGLYGFQHYLSILGSLILIPLVIVPAMGGNYEDTSNVVSTVLLVSGVTTLLHTSFGSRLPLIQGASFVYLAPALAIINSPEFLALKGNKFKHIMKELQGALIISSAFQAILGYSGLMSILVRLINPVVVAPTVAAVGLSFYSYGFPQIGTCLEIGAVQILLVILFSLYLRKISVLGHRVFLIYAVPLGLAITWSVAFLLTAVGVYSYKGCDVNAPVLNIISDHCRENIPKMKHCRVDALHALGSAPWFRFPYPLQWGMPVFHWKMALVMCVVSIISSVDSIGSYHASSLLVASRPPTPGVLSRGIGLEGLCSLLAGLWGTGTGSATLTENVHTIAVTKMGSRRAIELGACVLIVLSLIGKVGGFIASIPDVIVAGLLCFMWTMLTALGLSNLRYSEAGSSRNIIIVGLSLFLSLSIPAYFQQYGTQKSNLQVPSYFQPYVVASHGPIRTNFGALNYVLNTLLSLHMVIAFLVAVILDNTVPGSRQERGVYVWSDPETAKREPAVAKDYGLPFRVGKLFRWVKWVGL, encoded by the exons atggCTAGCTCCGACCCGAATAAGCGTCCTCGACCCGGTCCATGGCCACCTGCACCGGAATCTGCAGCAATGCCGCCTACTTCATGGGCAAAGAAAACTGGGTTTCGCCCAAAATTCTCTGGGGAGACGAATGCTAGTGATTCTGGGCAAATTGGGATACAGCAGCAGTCGACCCGGAGGAGAGAGTCCGACCCGAATTTGGATCTTGAAGCGGGTCGGGTTAGGCCTAGACAGGAGAAGGTCAATGGGGAAACTACAGGTGAGAAGGATAAGCCACCTGTGAGGAAAAGGAGAGACTCTGATGGTGGTGGTAGtagtggtggtggtggaggagTGGCTAAGAGTACTAATGGACAAGCAGTTGGTACTACTGCTACTGCTGAGCCAGCTGCTGTAGCTACGACTGCAGCTGCGGCTCAGCAGCCGTCTCGAAGAGTTTCGAGGAATGAAGAGGTTGTAGATGTGTTGCCACAAGTAGTTGATGATGATGGTTTTATGTCTAGGCATTCACATATGAAATATGAGCTTAGAGATACTCCTGGTCTTG TTCCTATTGGACTCTATGGATTTCAACATTATCTTTCAATATTGGGATCGTTGATATTAATTCCACTTGTGATAGTTCCAGCAATGGGTGGTAACTAT GAGGATACATCAAATGTCGTCTCCACTGTTCTCCTTGTGTCAGGAGTGACGACGCTGTTGCACACGTCATTTGGCTCGAGGTTACCTCTGATACAGGGGGCTTCATTTGTTTATCTTGCTCCTGCTCTTGCAATAATTAACTCCCCAGAGTTCTTGGCATTAAAAGGAAAT AAATTCAAGCATATCATGAAGGAGTTGCAGGGAGCTTTAATAATTTCTTCAGCTTTTCAAGCAATTCTTGGATACAGTGGGCTGATGTCAATATTAGTGAG GTTGATCAATCCTGTGGTTGTGGCTCCTACAGTTGCTGCTGTTGGACTTTCATTCTACAGTTACGGTTTCCCACAAATTGGTACATGTCTTGAAATTGGAGCGGTGCAGATATTGTTGGTTATTCTTTTCTCTCTT TACCTCCGTAAGATATCTGTTCTTGGTCATCGTGTGTTTCTCATCTACGCG GTTCCATTGGGTCTAGCAATAACATGGTCCGTAGCTTTCCTTCTGACGGCAGTGGGAGTATATAGCTATAAAGGCTGTGATGTGAATGCACCagtattaaatataatatcCGATCACTGCAGAGAGAATATCCCTAAGATGAAGCACTGTCGTGTTGATGCTTTACATGCATTAGGATCTGCTCCGTGGTTTAGATTCCCTTATCCATTGCAATGGGGTATGCCCGTCTTCCATTGGAAAATGGCTCTAGTAATGTGTGTTGTATCCATAATTTCATCTGTGGATTCG ATTGGGTCATATCATGCATCATCATTGTTGGTTGCGTCCAGACCGCCAACACCTGGTGTTTTAAGTCGAGGAATTGGTCTTGAAGGTCTTTGTAGCCTCTTGGCTGGTCTATGGGGCACAGGAACTGGATCTGCAACTTTGACTGAAAATGTGCACACGATTGCTGTTACCAAAATGGGAAGCCGCAGAGCGATTGAGCTGGGGGCTTGTGTTTTAATTGTCCTGTCTCTTATAG GTAAAGTAGGAGGTTTTATTGCGTCAATACCGGATGTCATTGTTGCAGGCCTATTATGCTTTATGTGGACAATGCTTACCGCCTTGGGCTTGTCAAATTTACGCTATAGTGAAGCAGGAAGCTCGAGGAACATTATCATAGTTGGCCTGTCTTTGTTCCTATCGCTCTCTATACCAGCCTATTTCCAACAGTACGGCACTCAGAAAAGCAACTTGCAAGTTCCGAGTTATTTTCAACCATATGTCGTGGCTTCTCACGGTCCAATCCGCACAAACTTTGGAGCG CTAAACTACGTTTTGAATACATTGTTATCACTCCACATGGTGATAGCATTCTTGGTAGCTGTGATCCTCGACAATACTGTGCCAGGGAGTCGTCAGGAGCGTGGGGTGTACGTTTGGTCTGACCCCGAAACAGCAAAAAGGGAACCTGCTGTAGCCAAAGACTATGGATTGCCATTCAGAGTTGGCAAACTCTTCAGATGGGTGAAATGGGTTGGACTATAA
- the LOC107004996 gene encoding arogenate dehydratase/prephenate dehydratase 6, chloroplastic-like, whose protein sequence is MQSLTPSSSGINLKSLIRTKIRSNRVNPIQPVITCVYRFDAANAAVNTGTANTNSAGHAGGSRADWQSSCAILASKVVSQQQNAEKSGGAGNITAVNGHKAAIDLDLVPIDNQPKPLTITDLSPAPMHGAQLRVAYQGVPGAYSEAAAGKAYPKCEAIPCDQFEVAFQAVELWIADRAVLPVENSLGGSIHRNYDLLLRHRLHIVGEVQLPVHHCLLALPGVRKEYLNRVISHPQALAQCELTLTKLGLNVTREAVDDTAGAAEYIASHNLRDTAAIASARAADLYGLQILAEGIQDDSSNVTRFVMLAREPIIPRTDRPFKTSIVFAHDKGTSVLFKVLSAFAFRNISLTKIESRPHRNRPIRLVDDANVGTAKHFEYMFYVDFEASMADVRAQNALAEVQEFTSFLRVLGSYPMDMTPWCPSRED, encoded by the coding sequence ATGCAATCGCTTACTCCATCATCGTCGGGGATAAATCTCAAATCCTTAATCCGGACGAAGATACGGTCGAACCGGGTTAACCCGATTCAACCGGTTATCACATGCGTTTACCGGTTTGACGCGGCCAACGCCGCCGTTAACACCGGTACCGCGAATACCAACTCTGCCGGACACGCCGGCGGTTCTAGAGCCGACTGGCAGAGTTCCTGTGCGATTTTAGCAAGTAAAGTTGTGTCGCAGCAGCAGAACGCTGAGAAGAGTGGCGGTGCTGGTAACATCACCGCCGTGAACGGCCATAAGGCGGCGATAGATCTCGATCTAGTTCCAATCGATAACCAACCTAAGCCGCTCACCATTACTGACCTCTCCCCAGCGCCGATGCACGGTGCTCAGCTTCGCGTCGCTTACCAAGGCGTACCTGGAGCGTACAGCGAAGCTGCCGCCGGTAAAGCTTATCCGAAATGTGAAGCCATACCTTGTGATCAATTCGAGGTTGCATTCCAAGCCGTTGAACTCTGGATCGCTGACCGTGCAGTTCTCCCCGTTGAAAACTCTCTCGGAGGATCTATTCACAGAAACTACGACCTCCTCCTTCGTCACCGTCTCCACATCGTCGGAGAAGTTCAACTCCCGGTCCACCACTGCCTCTTAGCACTTCCAGGCGTTCGAAAAGAGTATCTCAACAGAGTCATAAGTCATCCACAAGCCTTAGCACAATGCGAGCTCACATTAACAAAACTCGGTTTAAACGTAACTCGTGAAGCTGTTGACGATACCGCCGGCGCTGCTGAATACATAGCTTCACACAACCTCCGTGACACAGCTGCAATCGCCTCCGCACGCGCTGCCGATCTATACGGTCTCCAGATCTTAGCTGAAGGAATCCAGGACGATTCAAGCAACGTAACTCGTTTCGTTATGCTAGCTCGTGAACCAATAATTCCTCGAACCGATCGTCCATTCAAAACAAGCATCGTCTTCGCACATGATAAAGGAACAAGCGTTCTGTTCAAAGTGTTATCAGCTTTCGCATTCAGAAACATCAGTTTAACGAAAATCGAGTCACGGCCTCACCGGAATCGTCCGATCCGGCTAGTCGACGACGCTAACGTCGGAACGGCGAAGCATTTCGAGTACATGTTCTATGTAGATTTCGAAGCTTCCATGGCGGATGTTAGAGCTCAAAATGCATTGGCTGAAGTTCAGGAGTTCACGTCGTTTTTGAGGGTTTTGGGAAGTTATCCAATGGATATGACTCCATGGTGTCCTTCTCGTGAAGATTAA